Below is a window of Candidatus Neomarinimicrobiota bacterium DNA.
CACCGGCGCCAACAGTATGGCCGCCTTCACGAATAGCGAATCGTAATTCTTTATTCATTGCGATTGGTGTAATCAATTCAACTTCTAATTCTACATTGTCACCCGGCATTACCATCTC
It encodes the following:
- the tuf gene encoding elongation factor Tu (EF-Tu; promotes GTP-dependent binding of aminoacyl-tRNA to the A-site of ribosomes during protein biosynthesis; when the tRNA anticodon matches the mRNA codon, GTP hydrolysis results; the inactive EF-Tu-GDP leaves the ribosome and release of GDP is promoted by elongation factor Ts; many prokaryotes have two copies of the gene encoding EF-Tu): EMVMPGDNVELEVELITPIAMNKELRFAIREGGHTVGAGVVTEIVE